Proteins from a genomic interval of Caldisalinibacter kiritimatiensis:
- a CDS encoding AAA family ATPase, with protein MDLFSFTAENNIKSSAPLADRMRPTNLEEFIGQKHIIGKGKLLYRAIQADKISSIIFYGPPGTGKTTLAKIIANTTEKYFEQLNAVTSGVKDIRLVVDKSKERLGMYNKKTILFIDEIHRFNKAQQDALLPYVENGTVILIGATTENPYFEVNKALISRSMVFRLEPLNKEDIKQIMLKALKDKENGLGMFEVDIDKSAIEHIANIANGDARIALNGLELGVLTTPPNENGVIKITLDIAQDCVQKRALKYEKNGDEHYDTISAFIKSMRGSDPDATLYWLAKMIYAGEDPKFIARRIIICASEDVGNADPNALNVAVSAYQALDFIGMPEGRIPLAQAAVYVATAPKSNACYKGINKALEDIKNIETGQVPMHLRDASYKSASKIGHGKGYKYPHNYPNNYVKQNYLPKNMLGIKYYKPTDNGYEKYVNERINKLNKE; from the coding sequence TTGGACTTATTTAGTTTTACTGCAGAAAATAATATCAAAAGTTCTGCACCTCTTGCAGATAGAATGAGGCCTACTAATTTAGAAGAGTTTATAGGTCAGAAACATATAATTGGAAAAGGAAAACTATTATATAGAGCAATTCAAGCAGATAAAATAAGCTCTATAATTTTTTATGGACCACCAGGTACAGGTAAAACTACACTAGCAAAAATAATTGCTAATACAACAGAAAAATACTTTGAGCAGCTTAATGCTGTAACATCAGGTGTTAAAGACATAAGACTAGTAGTAGATAAATCAAAAGAAAGATTGGGAATGTATAATAAGAAGACAATTCTTTTCATAGATGAGATACATAGATTTAATAAAGCACAACAGGATGCATTGTTACCTTATGTTGAAAATGGTACGGTTATTTTGATTGGAGCAACTACAGAAAACCCTTACTTTGAAGTAAATAAAGCTTTAATATCTAGGTCTATGGTCTTTAGACTTGAACCTTTGAATAAGGAAGATATAAAACAAATAATGTTAAAGGCTTTAAAAGATAAAGAAAATGGGTTGGGAATGTTTGAAGTAGATATTGACAAAAGTGCTATAGAACACATAGCTAACATTGCAAATGGTGATGCTAGAATTGCTTTAAATGGATTAGAATTAGGTGTATTAACTACACCTCCAAATGAAAATGGTGTAATAAAAATTACTTTAGATATTGCACAGGATTGTGTTCAGAAGAGAGCATTGAAATATGAGAAAAATGGAGATGAACACTATGATACTATTTCAGCTTTTATTAAAAGTATGAGAGGTTCAGACCCAGATGCAACACTATATTGGCTTGCAAAAATGATATATGCAGGGGAGGATCCGAAATTCATAGCTAGGAGAATTATTATATGTGCTTCGGAAGACGTAGGAAATGCAGATCCTAATGCATTAAATGTGGCGGTTTCTGCTTATCAAGCATTAGATTTTATAGGTATGCCAGAAGGTAGGATACCTTTAGCTCAAGCTGCAGTTTATGTAGCTACTGCACCTAAAAGTAATGCATGTTATAAAGGGATAAATAAAGCATTAGAGGACATTAAAAATATTGAAACAGGACAAGTACCTATGCATTTAAGAGATGCAAGCTATAAATCAGCATCAAAGATAGGGCATGGTAAAGGTTACAAATATCCTCATAATTATCCTAATAACTATGTTAAACAGAATTATTTACCTAAAAATATGTTAGGGATTAAATATTATAAACCTACAGATAATGGATATGAAAAATATGTTAATGAGAGAATTAATAAACTAAATAAAGAATAG
- the ltaE gene encoding low-specificity L-threonine aldolase produces the protein MMRIVDFRSDTITKPTEEMRKAMYEAEVGDDVYKEDPTIKKLERVAADIVGKEAALFVPSGTMGNQLAVLTHTERGQEVILEDWSHICRFEVGGIAFLSGVQAKTVKGTRGVMSLKDVNEAIVLDNDIHHPQTGLICLENTHNMAGGVVVPIDVMNNIYNLAKENKLPVHLDGARVFNAAVYLGCEVKEITKYTDSVMFCLSKGLSAPVGSILAGSEAFVEKARRYRKMFGGGMRQAGVIAAAGLVALDKMIDRLKEDHDNIKLLASKLNQIDGIEIDNESVQTNILMINIESSKYSSKELVEEMKKRGILTSVITDSIIRFVTHRHITKDNINYAVDKINEIMN, from the coding sequence ATGATGAGAATAGTTGATTTTAGAAGTGATACTATAACTAAACCTACTGAAGAGATGCGAAAAGCGATGTATGAAGCAGAGGTAGGTGATGATGTATATAAAGAAGACCCTACGATTAAAAAGTTAGAAAGAGTAGCGGCAGATATAGTTGGGAAAGAAGCTGCTCTTTTTGTTCCTTCGGGTACAATGGGAAATCAATTAGCAGTACTTACACATACAGAGAGAGGGCAAGAGGTAATATTAGAGGATTGGTCACATATATGTAGATTTGAAGTGGGGGGAATAGCATTTTTATCAGGAGTACAAGCAAAGACAGTAAAAGGAACACGAGGCGTGATGAGTCTTAAAGATGTAAATGAAGCTATAGTTCTTGATAATGATATCCATCATCCACAAACAGGACTTATTTGTTTAGAGAATACACATAATATGGCTGGTGGAGTTGTAGTACCAATAGATGTAATGAATAATATATATAATTTAGCCAAAGAAAATAAATTACCAGTTCATTTAGATGGTGCAAGGGTTTTTAATGCCGCGGTTTACTTAGGTTGTGAAGTGAAAGAAATAACGAAATATACAGATAGTGTAATGTTTTGTCTATCGAAAGGATTATCAGCACCTGTTGGTTCTATTTTAGCAGGTAGTGAGGCTTTTGTAGAAAAGGCTAGAAGGTACAGAAAAATGTTTGGAGGTGGAATGAGGCAAGCTGGTGTTATAGCGGCAGCTGGTTTAGTGGCATTAGATAAGATGATAGATAGATTAAAGGAAGACCATGATAACATAAAATTATTGGCAAGTAAGTTAAACCAGATTGATGGTATAGAGATTGATAATGAGTCAGTTCAAACTAATATACTTATGATTAATATTGAAAGTTCAAAATATAGTTCAAAAGAATTAGTTGAAGAGATGAAAAAAAGAGGGATATTAACTTCTGTTATTACTGATAGTATAATTAGATTCGTAACTCATAGACATATTACAAAAGATAATATAAACTATGCAGTAGATAAAATAAATGAAATAATGAACTAA